A genomic segment from Arcobacter acticola encodes:
- a CDS encoding sensor histidine kinase, with product MKDFLPKSSTILFFTILLFLLFSFISYRLLVKNLSDDHLKNQEITFYQIQKDTNNLLTKLLYKFSTQKEILLAKHKEVLTYLQDKSYDIPLDEIYKKINENTSDSEYNIYITDENLIIKNTTFPADLDFDLSFAKELFENHYKSNIIAVSPPIFEMYSLKFFSYTDSYLSKKDNKVLQVSYTFNQLNDDLKKLQHVIDSNPKIKASNAYILFNDGYIGDFIFKSLKSYKPTLKDIEERIKKGEELSNEIKENEYKTAYLEKENNKYKVTYFSQKSPIFDEAKIVYSIVFDESEYNNNLIKLNLAMIFICFIGIITIYIIYKVRFKENLLTYKDKFIEHSVHEIKTPLAIISLNIQLRNKFFGQDKYSKKIEGALKTLENSYEDMTFLHTKEKINYHIEHISLQKILKDRIKYFEIIASTQNRKLDLEVINNIYIDTSKIELHRLIDNNLSNAIKYSKIESTIKIILKDNVLEFQSFGKKIIDVNKIFDKYARENDSSGGHGLGLSIVKDICKKYNIDVKVTSMENSLNIFSYKFNCHNIDI from the coding sequence TTGAAGGATTTTTTACCTAAATCATCTACTATTTTATTTTTTACAATTTTATTATTCTTATTATTTAGTTTTATTAGTTATAGATTATTAGTAAAAAATCTATCTGATGATCATTTAAAAAATCAAGAAATCACTTTTTACCAAATTCAAAAAGATACAAACAATTTATTAACAAAACTTTTATATAAATTTTCAACTCAAAAAGAGATTTTATTAGCTAAACATAAAGAGGTTTTAACTTATCTTCAAGATAAATCTTATGATATACCTTTAGATGAAATTTATAAAAAGATAAATGAAAATACTAGTGATTCTGAATATAATATTTATATCACAGATGAAAATTTAATCATAAAAAACACTACTTTTCCTGCTGATTTAGATTTTGATTTGAGTTTTGCAAAAGAGTTATTTGAAAATCATTATAAAAGTAATATTATTGCAGTATCTCCTCCTATATTTGAGATGTACTCTTTAAAATTCTTCAGTTACACTGATTCATATCTAAGTAAAAAAGATAACAAAGTTTTACAAGTTAGTTACACATTTAATCAACTAAATGATGACTTAAAAAAACTTCAACATGTTATTGATTCAAATCCTAAGATAAAAGCTTCGAATGCCTATATTTTATTTAATGATGGATATATTGGTGATTTTATTTTTAAATCTTTAAAATCATATAAACCAACCCTTAAAGATATTGAAGAAAGAATAAAAAAAGGAGAAGAGTTATCAAATGAGATTAAAGAGAATGAGTATAAAACTGCATATTTAGAAAAAGAAAACAATAAATATAAAGTTACTTATTTCTCACAAAAAAGTCCTATTTTTGATGAAGCAAAGATAGTATATAGTATTGTTTTTGATGAAAGTGAATATAATAACAATCTTATCAAATTAAATTTAGCAATGATATTTATCTGCTTTATTGGAATTATTACTATATATATAATTTATAAAGTAAGATTTAAAGAGAACCTTTTAACGTATAAAGATAAATTTATAGAGCACTCTGTTCATGAGATTAAAACTCCATTGGCAATTATAAGTTTAAATATTCAACTTCGAAATAAATTTTTTGGACAAGATAAATATTCCAAAAAGATTGAAGGGGCATTAAAAACCTTGGAAAACTCCTATGAAGACATGACATTTTTACATACAAAAGAGAAAATAAATTATCACATTGAACATATAAGCTTACAAAAAATATTGAAAGATAGAATAAAATATTTTGAAATAATTGCTTCAACCCAAAATAGAAAACTTGATTTAGAAGTTATTAATAACATATATATTGATACAAGTAAAATAGAATTACACCGATTAATAGATAACAATCTCTCAAATGCAATTAAGTACAGTAAAATTGAAAGTACAATAAAAATCATATTAAAAGATAATGTTTTAGAATTTCAATCTTTTGGGAAAAAAATAATTGATGTAAATAAAATTTTTGATAAATATGCAAGGGAAAATGATAGTTCAGGCGGTCATGGATTAGGTCTTTCAATAGTAAAAGATATATGTAAAAAATATAATATTGATGTAAAAGTAACATCTATGGAAAATAGTTTAAATATTTTTTCTTATAAATTTAATTGCCACAATATTGACATATAA
- a CDS encoding TolC family protein, with protein MHLIKSSKIKLLLCSLITINLYAADDAFDDKIISDKRLKNFELSSEQIKEDSSKLKKDWINPITYQYTNNLGEEYKTQRSVISINQPIFQSGGIYQAIKYADSTYKYASLDLEQQKKELIKDALNILFNIEKTNLNIEKAKYTLENAKIDVNRKKEQVLNGFLDASFLDDALLTLNTTKHNLVDLKYQKQELINNFNNISSKEYTNFELPTFKLFDEKEFLDNNINLKKIEADVMKKGNYSYMTMAKYLPSVNAYYTYSKYHDDDDSSLDKGNDHTVGLTLNIPLDSRTFNDIQSKKIDYLKSKLNLENSKDDEKTFFKTKLDKLSMIDERLQITKDDLDVYDSILKIINEEKDAQIKTQSDLDTLQNSQKIKSLDIKVYEIDKQLELLEMYVKLQ; from the coding sequence ATGCACTTGATAAAATCAAGCAAGATTAAACTACTACTTTGTAGTTTAATCACTATAAACTTATACGCAGCAGATGATGCATTTGATGATAAGATAATCTCTGATAAAAGATTAAAAAACTTTGAACTTTCTAGTGAACAAATAAAAGAAGATAGTTCAAAGTTAAAAAAAGACTGGATAAATCCAATCACTTATCAATATACAAATAATTTAGGTGAAGAGTATAAAACTCAACGTTCAGTAATTTCAATAAATCAGCCAATTTTCCAAAGTGGTGGTATTTATCAAGCTATTAAATATGCAGATTCAACATATAAATATGCTAGTTTAGATTTAGAACAGCAAAAAAAAGAGCTTATAAAAGATGCGCTAAATATCTTATTCAATATTGAAAAAACTAATTTAAATATTGAAAAAGCGAAATACACTTTAGAAAATGCAAAAATAGATGTAAATAGAAAAAAAGAACAAGTATTAAATGGCTTTTTAGATGCATCATTTTTAGATGATGCACTTTTAACACTAAATACTACAAAACATAATTTAGTAGATTTAAAATATCAAAAACAAGAATTGATAAACAATTTTAATAATATTTCTTCAAAAGAATATACAAATTTTGAATTGCCAACTTTTAAATTATTTGATGAAAAAGAGTTTTTAGATAATAATATAAATCTTAAAAAAATTGAAGCAGATGTTATGAAAAAAGGAAATTATTCATATATGACTATGGCAAAATATTTGCCAAGTGTAAATGCTTATTATACTTATTCAAAATATCATGATGATGATGATTCAAGTTTAGATAAAGGCAATGACCACACTGTTGGATTAACACTTAATATTCCACTTGATAGTAGAACTTTTAATGATATCCAAAGTAAAAAAATAGATTATCTAAAATCAAAATTAAACCTGGAAAATAGTAAAGATGATGAAAAAACTTTCTTCAAAACTAAACTTGATAAGCTATCAATGATTGATGAAAGATTGCAAATCACAAAAGATGATTTGGATGTTTATGATTCTATTTTAAAAATTATAAATGAAGAAAAAGATGCGCAAATCAAAACACAAAGTGATTTAGACACATTGCAAAATTCACAAAAAATCAAATCTTTAGATATAAAAGTTTATGAAATAGATAAACAATTAGAACTTCTTGAAATGTATGTAAAACTTCAATAG
- a CDS encoding aspartate aminotransferase family protein, whose protein sequence is MSEQLEQLDKEYVLHTYARNYVNFKKGINATLFDENDKDYIDFTSGIAVCSVGHGNKRVADKIYEQILNITHISNLYGIEPQAKLAKRLKELSGYDIRTFFSNSGAEANEGAIKIARKFGETNFEKKKYKVITLTHSFHGRTITTVKATGQSSMHTPNFAPYPDGFSYYNYINDIYNAIDDETVAVMIELVQGEGGVQPFAKQEIQELAKFLKENKILLIIDEVQTGVYRTGEFLASNLYEINPDIITLAKGLGGGVPIGAIMTTHKDIFSPGDHGSTFGGNYLVTAAALEVLDILEEIKDNGALDETIIYFNSKLNEVYEKNKEIFTGNVGLGLMRGLRVKDADTLALVIKTAFEHGVLVLKAGKNTLRFLPALTISKEEMNEGFKRLENALDKIKQD, encoded by the coding sequence ATGAGTGAACAATTAGAACAATTAGATAAAGAGTATGTACTTCATACTTATGCCAGAAATTATGTTAATTTCAAAAAAGGTATAAACGCTACTCTTTTTGATGAAAATGATAAAGATTATATTGATTTTACATCTGGAATTGCAGTTTGTAGTGTAGGTCATGGAAATAAAAGAGTTGCAGATAAAATCTATGAACAAATTTTAAATATTACACATATTTCAAATTTATATGGAATTGAGCCACAAGCAAAACTTGCAAAAAGATTAAAAGAATTAAGTGGATACGATATTAGAACATTTTTTTCAAATAGTGGTGCTGAAGCAAATGAAGGCGCTATTAAGATTGCAAGAAAGTTTGGTGAAACAAATTTCGAAAAGAAAAAATATAAAGTTATAACGTTAACACACTCTTTTCATGGAAGAACAATAACAACAGTAAAAGCAACGGGACAAAGCTCAATGCATACTCCAAATTTTGCTCCATATCCTGATGGTTTTTCATATTATAATTATATAAATGATATTTATAATGCAATTGATGATGAAACTGTTGCAGTTATGATTGAACTTGTTCAAGGTGAAGGTGGTGTTCAACCATTTGCTAAACAAGAAATTCAAGAATTAGCTAAGTTTTTAAAAGAAAATAAAATTTTACTTATTATTGATGAAGTTCAAACAGGTGTATACAGAACAGGTGAATTTTTAGCATCAAATCTTTATGAAATAAATCCTGATATCATAACTCTTGCAAAAGGTTTAGGTGGAGGAGTTCCAATTGGAGCTATTATGACTACTCATAAAGATATTTTTAGCCCAGGAGATCATGGTTCTACTTTTGGTGGAAACTATCTTGTAACAGCTGCTGCGTTAGAAGTATTAGATATATTAGAAGAAATTAAAGATAATGGAGCTTTAGATGAAACTATTATTTATTTTAATTCAAAACTAAATGAAGTATATGAAAAGAATAAAGAAATCTTTACAGGAAATGTAGGTCTTGGACTTATGAGAGGATTAAGAGTTAAAGATGCTGATACTTTAGCTTTAGTTATTAAAACAGCTTTTGAACATGGTGTTCTAGTTTTAAAAGCTGGAAAAAATACTCTTAGATTTCTTCCTGCACTTACTATCTCAAAAGAAGAGATGAATGAAGGATTTAAAAGGTTAGAAAATGCACTTGATAAAATCAAGCAAGATTAA